The following DNA comes from Maylandia zebra isolate NMK-2024a linkage group LG6, Mzebra_GT3a, whole genome shotgun sequence.
ctgattgATTACCACCCACCCCCCTTACTCCAGTGGGACAACAGACTTGGAGAGATTTGATAAGGCACAACAAATTACCCCAATCTTGTCGATCAATGCATGTGTCTCACCTGGCTTTGTGGACATGTTCTCTATTGGCATAGCCCTGCTCTGCAGAATTTGATATTTCCTCCTGACTAAACCTATGACTCGCTCAACATGGATACGCAAATTGGCTATTTTCCTTGTCTCTGCCACTTCATAGGCTGACAGCTGTTTTCTCCCTTTAGTGAATGCCGGTGTCTGTAGTGAAGCACAGTAAAACCCCACATTATCGCCAATATTGAACCCACGATCTGCAAGGACAATATCTCCAGGTAACAAGTTCTTTAGGAGGCCACTCTCTATTGTGATCTGCTTATCGCTAACTCTCCCTCCCCAGGCAGAAGATATGTAAGTGACGTAGCCTTGGGGGGCAACACCAATCAAAAATTTTACAGTGTGATGGTGCTTGTAGTTGGACCAAGTTTGAGCTTGTGCAAGAAGATTAGATGGTCTCTCAATAAAGACTTCAAAGCAATCAACAATCACAGCCACTTTACATCCAAATGCCTGTCTGAAACTCAGTGGCATCGTAGCTTGAAGAACATGTCGCTCTGGCCACTCAATTAGGAACTCTAACCTTTTATGAAGTATGTCAATTACTTTATGCCAAACTCTAGAAGCAGTGGACAGAGAAATATTGAACCTGAAAGCTAAATCTTTCAGGGGCAGATTTAGTCTCAGCCTCAGCAAAACTAGTATGAATTGTTCAAATTTGGACAACAAAGACATAGGTCCCGAGGTGATATAGGGCTCGCACAGTTCAAAAATCTGAATTAAAACTAAGAAGTTGGGGAGCCCTGTGTAGAACTTTGtcttgtcttcatttttttcaaaagcCTCCTGGCTGAACTGTGTGTCCAGAGCCTTGCTCCGAAGATCAACCAGCTCTGCTGTGTTCTGTCTCAAAACATCCTCCATCTTCTCGATGTCATCCATCGTCAGCTCTGTCTGGCATCCAGCATCCGCACAGCCTGCAATATAACAGTGGGGGAGCATAATCAGCATAATAGAGGCAACCTcaatttttactcattttcactGTAGGAGTTTTTTAGTGGGCTATTAGAatctggtgtaatgtgtttaATTCACTATGTTAATTTAatgtaataatttttttaatcaacaaaaaaacatgttgcgtctaaacaaaaaatatatttatatgtttcTCACCACAGAAACCTTACATTACGGATATCTTTACTTATCTGTGAAAGGAGACTGTCTGGAATCTGGCAATATAAGAACCATAGCAGTGTACAAAAACCTGTGGTGTGTGCCTGACGGTAATAAGtgccactttttctttttttctgaataaaatgGTATGGATTTActctgtgattaaaaaaatcacaaacatgTAATATGTAACTTGGACCATAATCATTACAGATAATggcatctttttctctttgacatgattcttgtttgttttacatctcAGCACAATATCTTACCTGGATAAGTGAATGTCTCATTCACACTGAAGTCTTCTGGTTGTGGATTCTCAGCTGGAAGCTGCAGTTCGGGGTTCTCCACTGTCACTAGGCTCAAATCCGGGCTCTCAGCCGTCTGTTGCATATCCAAAATCGCCTCTGCACATCGATGCTGTTCTGCCTTAAGCTTCATTCTTTTCTCTCGTTTGAGAACTGATTCCGATCTGGGTTTTCGTTCGTAGCCGAGATTGACCGTCGGAGCCCAGTCCTCCGACTCTTCGTCATCCAAAGCACTTGGGCAGCCTATAGTCCCAATCAAGTCAATATTAGACTACTAACTTAAAAGCACTAAGTAAACGAGAATTTAACGACAACCTAATGCTAATAAGTTCGTTTGCAAAcataacattacctctgaagaaGTGGTCGCTGCAGACACGGGCATTGGCAGACTCTGCTCCTCCCGACTGTAAACGtaaatttaaaatccattttttcctACGTTTTTCGGttagaattttccatttttctcctcttcgttGGGCTATTTTTGGTACCCTAAAATACCGTTTATCAGTTTCTCTGGTCGACCTACTGGAGCATCCGTAAACACAACAGGACATAGGCATTTTGCgtactgtctgtctgtgatttTGCGCTTATCTTTTTCACTTCCGACCGCCAGTCAAATTTCGCGCTTTACGTCGACGTCACGTCTACGTCAAATGAAACCTAGCTATTAGCCGGGGACTCATAAGGCCAGCGTTCTCAATCTCTCTTCGCCAGATTCTCTGCTAACATCAGTCAGTGCAGGCCACCACCATAATTCCCTACGTGTTTTTGTGAATCACCTTGCCTCactatatgtttgttttttgtgcgccTCTTCTTAGCTACACCTAACTGTCAACCCCTGTCGAAGAGCTTCTACTTGGATGCTGGACCTTCTGGCAGTCCCTCAGGCTATTACCAAAATTACCTACCTGCCTCTCTGCCTCCACGCCAGGAGTTTTTTGGATTTACACACCCGGACTACTCACCCCTCTATGTCATCTCCGACCTCCGTTGGCAAGTACGCAGTACGAAGGAGGATTCTGAGCCAACAATATATTCATATGCCTCCTTATCTGTGTTTTGAACATTTGCATTCTGTTACAGTGACCCCGACCTTTTCCTGGACCCTATGTGACTTGCTTTCCAGTCCAATCCCTGGAATAGCTGTCCTCTCTGACCCGGACCAGATCGTTACTTAGTTTAACGTCTACTCTCACCTTTTGTTTATGAatattttgtgtaaacattaaacattattcTTAAAACATACTTACGAGCTGTTCGGCGTTTTGCGTTTGAGTCCTGTCACTCGTCTGAAACGGTCTCGGCCGTAACAGTAGAATCTGGCCAGCAGTTATGGACTCAGCAGACGCGGAACGGTCAGCCATTCAGAGGCAGGGGGCGATATTAGGAAGTCATGAACAATCTATTCAGTTCCTGTTAGCCCAGCAGCAGACTCTTAGAGATGGCCAAAGTAAAATACTGGAGTCCCTCCAGGCTCTACAAGCGGATATTTCTACTGCTGCTGGTTCCGCCTCGGGCCCCGCGGGCCAAGACTCCGGTACACCAGCTCCTCTGCCTCAACCTGTTGCCGTTGCATCTCCACCTACATCAGCTTTCCGTGATGCTACGTCCCCGGAGCCCGAACCATTTTCAGGGGATCCAGGGAGTTGTAGCGGGTTTTTGCTTCAGGTCGACCTTGTTTTCGGTCGTTCTCCACGCACATTTATTGCGGATTCTAATAAGATATCTTAAAACCGGTTGGCCTGACGACGCTCTGCGTGGGGTGTTTTTCCGGGCATTGAACGAGGGTATGAAAGACCAGCTTGCCTCCCGTGATGAGCCAAAATCTTTTGAGGAACTGGCGTCCCTCTCCCTTCGCATTGACAACAGGTTGCGTGACAGGGAGAGGGACAGGAACTACAAATCCCAGCGCCGTTTACCGCGCTCGTTTCCGGGTACGTCACCGTCGCCGCCTCCGACTGTGGACTCGCATGAGTTTGTCGCCTCGGCTTACGTCACTAATCCCGAGCCGGAGCCTATGCAGATTGGCCGGTCACGGTTGACACCGGAGGAGAGGGAGCGGCGGCGTCGGGCTCATGCCTGTTTTTACTGTGGCTCGCTGGAACACTTGATTGCTGCATGCCCGAAGGAGGGAAAAGGTGTCGCCCGCCGGTAGAATCGGGGATACGGGTGGGCGGTTCGAATTCTGGTCAGAAACCCCGTTTACAACTCCCTGTCACCTTGGAGATGCTACAGATTAGTCATTCGTGCACAGCCTTATTAGATTCTGGTTCTGAACAGAATTTAATCAGTCTCGATCTCGCTGAACGATTAGGCGTTCCGCTCGTGCGCCTTGAGCCGCCCATTCCAGTTAGAGCGATTAATAACCAGGTTTTCACTAAAATTTCTTTTCACACTGGTCCAGTGTCACTGTGCACTTCGGGGAATCATAGGGAGAAACTCACCTTTTTTGTCCTCGATTCACCTGATTCTCCGCTCACTTTGGGTTATACCTGGCTGTGCTTATGTAACCAATACGTCTACTCACCAAAGAATGAGTGAAGCAATATGGATAACAGCAGAGGACAATTTATTTAGGGTCTGATGGCAATTTACCATCGGTATCCAACACTTTAAAGGATTGATGGACTGGAGCACATCTGTCCTTAACATACCCTCTTAAACATCAGCTTGACACTGATATATCAAAGGAAACTTAACCGACTTTAAGTGCAAATGTTTCAACCTGAACAACTTAAACTTCTCTGGGATACaatgtaaacaaagacaagaagaagaaaaatatttccatCAATAGTCACTTTTCCTAACCAGGAGACAAGTGAATATATTATGTAAAGAGTCCTTTTCCTCAGTCCTGGGGTTGTAACACCACAACCTCCTCAGTCCGTAATCAAAGAGTGTCTATTTGACAATAACCAAAATGTCTTTGGATAGTCtttgtgaatgaaaacaaaacaaaaaaaacaaatggtaTTAGCTGGCCAGCAAAATAAAGAGAGTGTATGGCACTGAGTGCGGATGTGTGTGAGTACTTCGGTCCAAATAATCAAGGTCCGGATGGATGAAGGGATGGCGGCCGCTGTCCTTTAATGGCACCAGTAAGGCAGCACAGTAGTAAGGCAGCACAGCAGCGaggcagcacagcagtaagGCAGCACAGCAGCGAAGCGTCTGGCAGGAGAACGAACAATAGTCCTTTTCAAGGCTACTGCAGAAGGCGATATTCCCCGCTAGCTCACCCCAGCttgctctctggcacagctacaAGCCACGTGAGCTCATAGCCCTATAGTGACATACGAACTTGGCTACCAACGTCCGCTTAGCATGGCGGCTAATTGTCGAGCTTGCTAGCTTAGCCTCGATTAGCGATTAGCACCTTAATAACCATTACTACACATCACATCATAGCAAACACATGATAACACATGGAATAGTATAATA
Coding sequences within:
- the LOC106675182 gene encoding uncharacterized protein LOC106675182, with amino-acid sequence MKLKAEQHRCAEAILDMQQTAESPDLSLVTVENPELQLPAENPQPEDFSVNETFTYPGCADAGCQTELTMDDIEKMEDVLRQNTAELVDLRSKALDTQFSQEAFEKNEDKTKFYTGLPNFLVLIQIFELCEPYITSGPMSLLSKFEQFILVLLRLRLNLPLKDLAFRFNISLSTASRVWHKVIDILHKRLEFLIEWPERHVLQATMPLSFRQAFGCKVAVIVDCFEVFIERPSNLLAQAQTWSNYKHHHTVKFLIGVAPQGYVTYISSAWGGRVSDKQITIESGLLKNLLPGDIVLADRGFNIGDNVGFYCASLQTPAFTKGRKQLSAYEVAETRKIANLRIHVERVIGLVRRKYQILQSRAMPIENMSTKPGETHALIDKIGVICCALSNLSKSVVPLE